AGTCCCCGGTAACCACGTCGTTCCAATTCGCCCTGTAATTCGCGCACGTACGGCATAGCCAACGCGGCCCAGTCCAACGGCGCACCGTCGAGGTTCGGGCACGGCGCCAGTATCGACACCGGTTCGCACTGCACACCGTCACGGACCATCTGTAGTGATGGGTCGCTGACCCCCGGACGGGTGATGAGCAGTGACGGATCCTCCATCAGCTTTCCACGTCCACTGCGCGCGGTGATTCGCTGGAACGTGCTCGCCCACTGGGCTCCGAAATCGATCGTGTGATGTGACCTACTCGGCCACGATTCGGTGGACGAGATCGGGACGGTGCCGTGGAAGACGACCGCCGAGGGTGACACGACACCGTAGCCGCGTGATCTTCCCTTGGAGGTAACTCCCGCTCGATCCAGCAGTGCGTCCACCACAGGTAGATCCGGTGTGAGAACCACGGCGTCGCACTCGTAGGTTTCGCCGTCCGCAGTCTCGACGCCGGTGACTCGACCACCGGCGACGATCAGAGCCGATACTTCTGCGCCGGTGCGAACCGAACCGCCGTTCCGGGAAAGTGCATCGGCCATCGACGCGGCGATCGTGGACATCCCGCCGACCGGGAAGTAGACGCCGAGCGAGGTATCCATATGTGCAATTGCGCCATATACAGCGAGAGCCTTCGCCGGCGCCATACCTGCATAGAGTGCCTGGAAAGTGAACACCCGTCGAAGTCGCTCGTCTTTGAGGAACGATTCGACGCGGGGGCCGAGTCGACCGAAGCCACCGAGCCTGGTGAGGGTGGCGGTGTCTCGGAGTGCCGCTCGCGAGGACACCAGATCGAGCGGCGAATCGAAGTTGGAGTCGATGAACCGGTCGAACTCGGCCTCGAAGATAGAGGCGAGCCACTCTCGTAATCGGAGATAGCCTGCCGCTTCCGTCGATCCGCACGTGCGCTCGACCTCTTCTGCCATCGCACTCGGATCGGCAAACACGTCGATAGCGGTGCCATCGGCGTAGCGGGAGTGGTAGCTCGGGGACAGCGCGCTCAGCTGGATGGACGGCGTTGTCGATTCGAAGGACTCACCGACTGCCGCCAACGCGTTCTCGATGAGGTTGGGCATCGTCAGGACACTCGCACCATTGTCGATGTCGTAGAGACGACTCCCGTCGGTTTCGCGGACCGTATAGGTCCCCACTCGGCCACCGACCGAATCCTCGCGTTCCAATACGATCACTTTTTTGCCTGCGCCGGCGAGATGCAGAGCAGCAGACAACCCCGCAAGTCCTGCGCCGACCACCACGACGGTCTCGACTGGGCCCGGTACGGTCCGGAGGCGATTTCGGTTGCGCGGCTGCTGAGACAATGTTCTCTACCGATCTAGTAGGTGCGTTGCGTGGCGGCTATGGACATTGCGCGTAATTGCGCGGCGGCGTGCGGTTCGACCGCACTGGTCTTCAGCGTGTCGAGTGCGCGGTTCGTGAGTTCGGATATTCGGCGTTCGACATCCGTGACTGCTCCCAGTTCGATCAGCACCGTACGGATGATTTCGATAGTGTCCTCGGTCAGATCGACGACTCCGAGGCTCGACCTGAGCAGTGACCCCGCCTCCGGCCTGTCTCGGTCGGCGAGCTGTAAGGCCACTGCCATCAGGACCGTGCGTTTACCTTCTCGGATGTCGTCGCCGGATGGCTTGCCGGTCACTTCGGGATCGCCGAAGACGCCGAGGAGGTCGTCACGAAGCTGGAAGGCGAGGCCGATGTCGGTGCCGAAGGACCGATATGCGTCGACGAGGCTCTCCGGTGCGCCGGCCAACACGGCACCCAGCTGGAGTGGGCGTTCGACCGTGTACGCCGCGGTTTTGTAGCGATTGACCTGCATCGCTGCCTCCACGGACTCGTCGAGACCGGCTTCGGCTTCGATGTCGAGCAACTGACCGCCGAGCACTTCGGTGCGCATAGCCGACCACACCGGAGACACTCGCCCCATCGCGTCGTGTCCGATTCCGGATTCGCGAAGCATGTCGTCGGCCCAGCACAATGCCAGATCGCCCAGCAGGATCGCGGCAGATTCACCGAAGCGCTCGGAGGAGCCGGACCAGCCCGCCGCACGATGCCTCTCGGTGAAACCGACGTGCACGGTAGGAAAGCCGCGGCGGGTCAGCGAAGCGTCGATGATGTCGTCGTGAATGAGCGCGCACGCTTGTATCAATTCCAGAGATGCGCAGGCGCGGAGCACAGAAGCGGCCTGCGGGCTCCGGTGATCGCCTCCTGCTCCGAGCCAGGCCATCCAGCCGAACGATGGCCGAATTCGCTTTCCACCACGCAATACGAAGGCTTCGAGGTCTGCGACGGCCGAGCGGTAGCCGCCGCCGACCCGGGCCACCTGGTCGCGTCGGGAATGGAAGAACTCGGCCAGCGCGGACTCGACGAGTGCAACCGGCGCAGTGATCGCTTCTCGTAGGGCTGGGTCGGGGTCGCTCGTTCGACGGGGCGTGGGAAGAGTCGAGTCTCTGGACAGGGGATCCTCCAGTCGAGTGCGGGTGGGGTTGTGCAACTTTCACACTAGCCGTCACCGCTGATCGATCTCCCTATCGTGAGCCTCCTGTCACCGGAGTTTCCGACGAAACTATGATGTGCCCGTGACATCAGATGCCGTCAGGGGGCGGTCGAGTGAGGGGTGGGTCACCCGAACCCCATCGATAGTCGATCGTCTACGGACATCGACGGAGTCGAAGATTCCATTTTCGGTCGAGTTTTCCCCACCGCGGGACGAGGCCGCGGAGGCGAGGCTGTGGCGTGCTGTCCGCGAATTCGAGCAGATGCAGCCGGCGTTCGTGTCCATGACGTACGGCGCAGGCGGTTCGACCCGAGACCGCACCGTCCGAGTAACGGGAGATATCTCCGAAAACACGACGCTGCTGCCGGTGGCGCACCTGACCGCGGTGTCTCACAGCATCGATGAGCTTCGATCAATGGTCGGCGCATACGCAGACCGCGGGATCTCCAACATTCTGGTGCTTCGCGGTGATCCGCCGGGTGATCCGCTCGGCGACTGGACCAAGCACCCCGAGGGT
This region of Rhodococcus sp. PAMC28707 genomic DNA includes:
- the crtI gene encoding phytoene desaturase family protein, with translation MVGAGLAGLSAALHLAGAGKKVIVLEREDSVGGRVGTYTVRETDGSRLYDIDNGASVLTMPNLIENALAAVGESFESTTPSIQLSALSPSYHSRYADGTAIDVFADPSAMAEEVERTCGSTEAAGYLRLREWLASIFEAEFDRFIDSNFDSPLDLVSSRAALRDTATLTRLGGFGRLGPRVESFLKDERLRRVFTFQALYAGMAPAKALAVYGAIAHMDTSLGVYFPVGGMSTIAASMADALSRNGGSVRTGAEVSALIVAGGRVTGVETADGETYECDAVVLTPDLPVVDALLDRAGVTSKGRSRGYGVVSPSAVVFHGTVPISSTESWPSRSHHTIDFGAQWASTFQRITARSGRGKLMEDPSLLITRPGVSDPSLQMVRDGVQCEPVSILAPCPNLDGAPLDWAALAMPYVRELQGELERRGYRGLTADMTIDHVDTPQTWADKGMLHGSPFSSAHVFRQTGPFRRKNLVAGLDNVVLAGSGTTPGVGVPTVLVSGKLAAERILGTTADASAGSAVVRSTAADALN
- a CDS encoding polyprenyl synthetase family protein, which codes for MTAPVALVESALAEFFHSRRDQVARVGGGYRSAVADLEAFVLRGGKRIRPSFGWMAWLGAGGDHRSPQAASVLRACASLELIQACALIHDDIIDASLTRRGFPTVHVGFTERHRAAGWSGSSERFGESAAILLGDLALCWADDMLRESGIGHDAMGRVSPVWSAMRTEVLGGQLLDIEAEAGLDESVEAAMQVNRYKTAAYTVERPLQLGAVLAGAPESLVDAYRSFGTDIGLAFQLRDDLLGVFGDPEVTGKPSGDDIREGKRTVLMAVALQLADRDRPEAGSLLRSSLGVVDLTEDTIEIIRTVLIELGAVTDVERRISELTNRALDTLKTSAVEPHAAAQLRAMSIAATQRTY